The stretch of DNA atctagacacgagacgaagttttcaaccttgtatcttcgtagtttaacagtccggccaaaggatatagtccggctgtccggagaccccctaatccaggactcccacaacgtggttgatgtagtcgtacgtcttcacgatccgaccgatccaagtaccgaacgcacggcacctccgagttcagcacacgttcaactcggtgacgtcccacgaactcctatccagcagagcttcgaggaagagttccgtcagcatgatggcgtgatgacggtgatgatgatgctacagacgcagggcttcgcctaagcaccgctacaatatgaccgaggtggattatggtggagggggcaccgcacacggctaaaaaataaactgatcaacttgtgtgtccaaggCGTGcctccctccctcgtatataaaggagtggaggaagggGAGGGCCGGTCCTCTATTATGGcatgccctggggagtcctactcccactgggagtaggattccccccttccatgtagtaggagtaggagagaaggaaagggaaaagagaagagaaggaaggagggggcgccgcccctcccccctagtccaattcagactaggccttggggggcgtgcagcctcccctctctctttcccctaaagcccaataaggcccatatactccccggcgaagtcccgtaactctccggtactccgataaatacccgaaccactcagaaccttttcgatgtccgaatatagccttccaatatatcgatctttacgtctcgaacatttagagactcctcgtcatgcccctgatctcatccgggactccgaacaaccttcagtacatcaaaacacataaactcataataccaatcgtcaccgaacgttaagcgtgcggaccctacgggttcgagaactatgtagacatgaccgagactcatcttcggtcaataaccaatagctaaacttggatgctcatattggctcctacatattctacgaagatcttcatcggtcaaaccgcataacggtatacgttgttccctttgtcatcggtatgttacttgcccgagattcgatcgtcggtatctcaatgcctagttcaatttcatgaccggtaagtctctttactcgttctgtaatgcatcatcccacaactaactcattagtcacattgcttgcaaggcttatagtgatgtgcattactgagagggcccagagatatctctccgacaatcggagtgacaaattgtaatctcgatctatgccaactcaacaagtaccatcggagacacctatagagcacctttataatcacccagttacgttatgacgtttggtagcacacaaagtgttcctccgatattcgggagttgcataatctcatagtcagaggaacatgtataagtcatgaagaaagcagtagcaacaaactaaacgctcatcatgctaagctaacggaatgggtcaagtcaatcacatcattctctaatgatgtgatcccgttaatcaaatgacaactcatgtctatggctaggaaacttaaccatctttgattcaacgagctaatcaagtagaggcaaactagtaacactctgtttgtctatgtattcacacatgtactaagtttccggttaatacaattctagcatgaataataaacatttatcatgatataaggaaatataaatgagaactttattattgcctctagggcatatttccttcactggccTCGGTGGAGACTCGACCATGGCGAACAACGTGATCACCGCAGGACCACGACCGACAGCCCTGCAAAGATGGACGGTGTGGAGGAAGAGACGATGGACGACCATGGCGGACAGTGCAACCATGACGGACATCATGGAGGAGGAGGCGGGACCATGGCGGGCGGCATAGAAGAGAAGGTATCGTGACCACCATGGACGACACCGGCACGACTGCCCGCGTGGACAGACGGCGTGGAGTAGGAGATGACGAGACTGGGTATATGCAAATCGAGTTTTTAGAAAAACGACTCATGGTCGTTTTTCTATAAACACGGAATTCCAGGTTTTAGAAAACCAAGTTTCCTATATCCAGGGATTAGTTGAAGTAGCCAAATGGGATTTTATCCAGTTAGGCTGTTTTCCAGGTTTATAGAGAATGGATTCTATATATTCCACTTATCCAAACAACCTCTAAGGGTTGGGGTGGACAAAGACCTCATAACACTTTCCTTTTCCTATTCTATTTGAGTTGAAAATCCTATAAACCGAACTAGCGTCCCATGGAAAGTCTTCTCTGGTCTCCCTCAAAACAAAGGAATTGGTGTCCGACAATTTTTCAACAAACACAATGTCTTAAGAAAACATGTTTCTAGTCTTTGCGTTTACCGTTCATACATGACATCTAACAGTAGTTTTGGTTCCCGTACGTGCATGACTTCTCGATTTCCACACTTAAACCTGATTACCAATGTACCGCTTGATGCGGGTCATGTTTGTCGAGACGAGCATGGAAAAATCTGAATTCAATCAAACTCAACTTGTTTGCTGCCCGGGGAGTAGCCATGAGATTCGGTCAGTGAATTAAACGCCGGAATATGGCGAAAGGCATCATAATTTAACTGAGCTCCCACACAAGTCATTTTCCTGGGGTTTTAGGATCATTTTCCACTCTTTACATGGGGTTTTCATGATTTGCCCCAAGGTTGTCTCAATGACTAGTGACCCCGGCCCCACCCGTCAATTTGGATCACTAGTGAACTAACTTGTTTCTTCACGGATATGAAGCACACTAGTCCTTCGCGTGGAGTACACACATGCTCTATGTGGAAGTACGTGAAGAAACTAAAACACCAAAAAAAACCAAGAAAACCTACAAAAACAAAAGGTGAAAAAAAACTTCAAAATCGACACAAGAATGAAAAAAGAGACGAAAAAACAGTCCCAACGAATGGAGCATGAAACGATGGAGGGCTCCCCATGCTAGGAAAAAGTGCCCTAGGTTGGGGGCATCCATTAACTAGTTGCTCCCTAGTATTGGTCATCTTCGACAGAAAATCCTCTTTGTCATTGATGTTGAAAAATTGCAGACGGAAATAGCAGATGGGTCAGCCCAACTAGACACAGTTGGTATGTAGTGACTAGCGTTTTTTTCTTTCTGATTAGAGAGTGatacttttttgttttttctcttttgttttgccagttttcttcttatttttcttttccccctctttattttatattttctaaaaACTCAACAACATTTCTCTAAAATTCAGCAAGGTTTTAAAAATTTGAGAACCTTTTATGAAACACAAAAAAATGGATTTTTTCAAAGCATTATTGTTATTTCCAAAATTTTGAATATTTATGCAAAAcacaattttttttacaaaactaaaaAGTATTTTAATAGTTTGTGAACATTGTTGAAATTCCGACAAAATTGTGGAAAACATATCAGATCATGAATATTTTGAAAaacaaaaatattttttaaaaaatcaatAAAATGTTGAATTTCTAAACTATTTTAGATTTTCAAAATAAAATCAAATGTGTAACCATTTTTTATTTTGtgcattttttaattcatgaaaatattttcaaatatGGTTTTGATTTtaaataaaatggaaaaactatgaAAACAGTTGAGAGACTAGAGGAGCAATACTCGATAACGCGCTTGTAGGTTTGCCCACTAATTTGACACACGACGCATCAATATAGGGGGTCTCGTCTTTGGCTGTTTATTCCCGTGGCGTTTGGGATCTTTGTTTGCTAGGTGGAAGTAAGACCTTTGCAAATTCAAATAAATAAAGAAGTAGTGTGTCTACTTAGTTATGTATAAGTAGGATGAGTCTTAATCTTGTAGCTGCGTGTGGACAAAGACATCATAACACTTTACTTTTCCTATTCTCTTTAAGTTGAAAATCCTATAAACCGAACTAGCGTCCCATGGAAATTCTTCTTTGGTCCCCTTCAAAACAAAGGAATTGTTGTCCGACAATTTTTCAACAAACACGATATCTTAACAGAACATGTTTCTAGCCTTTGCGTTTACCGTTCATGCGTGGCATCTAACAACGGTTTTGATGTTTTTATATGGTATTGGTTCTCGTAGGTGCACGACTTCTCGATTTTCACACTTAAACCTGATTACCAATGTACGGCTTGATGCGGGTCATGTTTGTCGACACGAGCATGGAAAAATCTGAATTCAATCAAACTCAACTTGTTTGCTGCCCGTGGAGTAGCCAGAAGATTCAGTGAGTGGGTTAAACGCCCGAATGTGACAAAAGGCATCTTAATTTAACTCGGCTCTCACACAAGTCATTTTCCCAGGGATTAGGGTCATTTGCCACTCTTTGCATGGGGTTTTCATGATCTGTCCCAAGGTTGTCTCAATGGCTAGTGACCCCGGCTCCACCCGTCAATCTGGACCGGAGGGAGGGGGGCAAATCATTGAAGTTAGAAGTAAAGTGTAGGCTAAGATTAAATTTCTCCATTTTCTCATACCCAGGGGCCAGAAAAGATGGACGGTGTTAAACCAGGTCAACAATAGCAAAACTATAGCTAGTCAAATGGGCCGTTTTTTTGGGCCGGCCCGTGAGCACGTCGGCACGGCCCGATTACGCATGGCACAACCTGATTATATATGGCCCAACATGTAAAAATGGGCTAAAAACCCTCAATGCGTCAAATAACAGGCTGAAAATATGCGGCCCaccgtgctaaacgggccaacATGCCGGACCGTTTACTAACTGGGCCGTTCCTGGACCTCAGGGCGCAGCACGCGGGCCGGCCCGGCCTGGCCCGTATAGTAATCATGCCCtggcgggccgtgccgggccaggcacgattacgatgggctgggccgtgccgggccggcccgtatagtaatcgtgccctggcgggccgtgccgggccaggcacgattatgatgggctgggccgtgccgggccggcccgtttggccaggtatAAGCAAAACCTAGGTCCGAAGGCCAGCAGCTGTATTCGCATGCggtggcaaaatttcgtgtttgACCCTTTTTCGATACCTATttgagatctgacccttttgctaccgccagggacTTACCATCAAACAGAATGACGGTAGCATGTACAACCCTACCGCCAATGTGCTCGGCGGTAGGCACGAACACGCATTGTGTTCAATACTTAGTAAATTTTTACGATAGTGGTGGTAGGCAGTTATACCCTATCACCTTGGACCCTggtggtagcaaaagggtcagatctaaaaaaaattcaaactaagATCAAATCTCGAATAGGTATCGAaaaaggtcaaaacacgaaattttgccgcgTGCGGTGGAATGCACAGAGCACCGATCTTGGAAGAGCGCTGCTATGCAGACGACTCAGGGTGCACGATTCTTGCACGACAGTGCTAATCAAGCCGTCCATACCTATGAGCAAACTACGACATACCAATGGATTCACCATCGTCCAGTTTTCGTCTGAGCAAGTATCGTCTGCGTAGTACTAGCTTCGATCTTGGAAGGCGGCGGAAATCCAAAAACCCCCGTGAACCAATCATCACAGCACGCGCCGCGCCGCGCATGGAGATCCACTCCCGCAAGCCACAGCGACGCGCCACCGGCGGGGCGGCCGCCGCTGCGCAAAGCGGATCAATCTATCCAACGCGCGCGTGCACGCACATGCAGCGACCGCCCATCACGCGCTATCATTCCGGCGTGTCTGCCCACCGTTCGTCCCTCCCATGCCAGTCTCAGGCCCATCACCCCTGACCGCCGGCCGGCAGACCTGTTGCAATCGAAATCTGGAAACACCCACGGTGCCAGCCGTTTTTGCCTAACCCGGAAAAGACCACAGCTCGTCTTCCCTTCCCGGTTTCGACCCATCGTCCCTGGTTTGCTGACAGTCACACGGCCAGAAAGATCACAAATGATGTAACAACAAAAAGCAGAAACGCCTCACTTTTTGACACTTTGTGTATGTGACCCCAGAAGGAGATGAAAGAATCTAGCAGCAGTAAAAAGCCAACATCATCAGTCTACACACACAGATCTGTAAACGAATGTGGGGGACAGGCAGAAAAAGGTGAAGAAAACGCAGCAAAAAGCAGATCCCCATTACTGAAGGGCCGGCCCAACGAAGAACCAAAACTTTACACCGGCCGACCTGCCTCTTCTAATAAAACAGACTCTCCAGTCCACACATCCTAAATAAAACATCAGCGTATATGTACCAGCACCAGCAGGCAGCGGCCACCACCCAGCAGCTGCTTGTAATTATCATGTAAGAGACGACGATCCGATGGTCTCGTTCTCGAaccgccggacctcgccggcgagGCGCTTCATGGCGTCGTCGTACACGTAGGGGACGCCCTCGAAGGTGACCTTGCGGCCGCTGCCGGGCCGCGGCACGAACTCCTGGCAGGGCTCACCCAACACGTTGATGGAGTTGTGGTAGTGGTAGTACCTGATCAGGGCCTCCGTCTTGTGCGTCGACCTCCCGTAGATGTTCTGCGACATGTGCACCCCCGTCGCGTACGCGTTCCGCGCCTGGATCGCGTACTTGCGGTCGCGCCGCACCCTCGTGATCGAGTTCCGGAACACGAACTTCTCGAATCCCCATTCCCTGCATCGTCGGTGAAATGTGCATTGTTAGTTCAGATAACATCGTTGCTATGTATTAGTTTGAAATGTAAGATCAACAATGAAGACAAAGACTGTGCTAAAATTTAGTGTCATGATGAATAAGGCAAATTCTATTTACTGGGCTCAATTCATCTTTGTTTCCAGGCCGGTAGAAGGCGATGCCTTTACTGTGGAACCAAATCATGATATACTACTAAGGTTTTTGCCTCAGTGGTGAAAGCTGGAGAACAGAATGTATTAAAGTAATTGGCTTTGTTTGTGAAACCAACTGATGTTTTACTAACATTTTTGGCTCAACAGCGAAAGATGCTGGAGAACCAAATGTCTTAAAAGTAATGTAATGACCTTTGGTTGTGACACCTAATGATGCTTTAATTAACTGCTTTGCAGGACTCAATTTGACCCAAAAAATTGGTTCAATGATGAAAGCTGGAGAACAAAAGGGAAAGGTGTCAACCGCCATGTTGCCTTGCAGGACTCAATTTGACCAAAGGAAATCTAACCAGTTTTTAATTAAATTAAACGTGCAAGGTCGAACTCAAGCAGCTCAGTGCCCAATTGTTCAACGGACTGCATAAACAAGTAGTAACTGCTTTGAGAATGTTTGTTTGTTTGATTAAACAACACAGCCAAGGTTCAACGGCTAAATTATATATCTGGGAATGCAACCAAACCCGTAGGACAAAATGTAGGAGTATTTACTACCAGCCTGAATCTGATACACCTGAAGCTAAATTTGGGAGGCGGCGCGACAGAGATCTCGCAATCATAAATATAAAACTGAATTGCGAATGGACAGATACGGGATAGACATCACAAACCTTGAGTAATCGTTCCTCGGATTCTTGACGCAGAGCTTGGTGGACATGGGATTCTGCTCGATGGTGAACTGCGTGTACCCCGAGAGCCTCCCGAGCACCTGGTCCAGAGCCTGGCCGTTGGGCAGGTAGAGGTACTCGTCGACGTCGAAGAAGAAGGTCCAGTTGGCGGCGTGCCGGTACCGGTGCAGGCAGTCGTTCACCACCAGGAACTGGTTGTAGTAGTAGCTGTCGAACTCGGCCTGCGCCCGGACGTCCTGCACCGTGACCCGCCCCGCCCTGATCCACGGCTCCAGCACCGCCCGCACCTCCGGGCTCACGCCGCCGGCGTCGTGGAAGACGAAGTGCGACCTGGGCCCGAAGAAGTGCGCGTGGTACGCCACCCACTCCCGCATGCGGTCCGCGCTGAGGTTGCCGTAGAGCGAGGAGCCGCAGTAGAGGTAGTCGTACTGGAACGGCGGGCTGAAGGCGGCCTCGTCGTAGGCGCCCGGCGCCTCCTCGAGAGCGACGAACCGCTCGTACCGGCGGGAGGCGGTGGAGTGGTAGGCGTGCACGAGCAGCCTGCCGCCGGCGTTGGCGGCGTTGGGGTTGGACGGGAAGGTGCAGTTGACGACCACGGTGGTGTAGACGCGGCCGTAGCCCCAGTCTGGCAGGATCTTGTAGGCCTTGGTCCGGACGGCGCGCGGCGCCGGGTCGGCGGCGCTCGGGTTGGGCTGCCACTCGCACTTGAAGTAGGGGGTGCCGAACACGTGCGTGGGCTTGGACGCCAGCCCCACGATGGCGAACGTCCGCGGCCCGCCCCGGTACGCGCCCATCTGCACGAACAGCGCCGCCGCGCTGCCGTACGGCCGGAGCACCCGCTTGTTCGGGTCCTCCGGGCGCACCGCCGCGCTGCCGGACGGCCGGGGCACCGGCCTTTTCGGCtcctccgcccgcgccgccgcggtTACGTGCGGCCGCGGGAGTACCGGCTTGTTCGGCTGCTCCGCCCGCGCCGCCGAGCTGACGTGCGGCCGAGGGAGCACCGGCTTGTTCGTGTTCGGGTCCTCCGCCCGCGCCGCCGGCTTCGCCAGCTGCATcggaacagcggcggcggcggcggggatggcCGGAGCCGACGTCGCCACCGGTGCGGTCTTGGTAGCTGCGTCGGAGGACGTCGAGTTGGCGGAGTGGACCTTAGTGTTGTTGGCGAGGGGGAGGGCGCATGGGGGCGCGGAGGcggaggagcgggcggcggcgaggagggagcCGTAGGGCTGGAGCTGCCACAATGCGACGAAGAGCGTGAGGAAGGCGAGCGAGGCGACGAAGAGCTTGATGTCGACGCACGGGGCGGCGACGAAcgccccaccgccaccgccgccgccgcctcctcccgcgtCTTTCTTCTTCATGGCACGCACGTACGGTTACGGACACGGCTCTGCAACCGAAACGGCCACCAGCTCCCCGATCCGCCTGCGCGGCCGGCCGGCGCTCCGCTGCGGGCTCCGCTCCCGTGCTCCGGCCGGACCACTGCTCCGGTTGCGCGCCGCGCTTGCTTTCCCTCCTCCGTCCGCCCGTCCGCCCGTCCGTCCTGGTTATCTTTCTCGGGAGCGGGCGAAGGGCTGGGTGGGCGGTAAAAGGCGAGAGAGGTTCGATCGAGATGCGGGGAATGTGGGGGGTGACGGAGCGGAGGGAGGGGAAGGTGGCGGGGAATCGACGGGTCGGTCGGTGCGTCGACGTTGTCGACGGACGGAGCGGGGGAGGGAGGGATTGTTCTGGACGCTGCGGGTGagagggaggaggggggcggcgccgcgAAGCAACAGTCAAGGCTGGCTGGCTGGCTCAGGGAAGGAGGGAGGGAAGGAAATGAAGGCGCGTGTGAGAGAGgtactggtggtggtggagtgaGTTTAGGGCGATTTAACCGCCGGATCCGCGCGGTCCGTAACGCAGGCCACCAACCGCGTTCGTAGGGCGTCGTGGCGCTGGCGGTGAGGAAACTCTCGGAAGGAAATCAAGGCCCGCCACCGGACAAGGCGTGCGGGAGCGGCCGCCAGTTTGGCCTGGCTTGGACCTGTCGCGAGCCCGGGCATGCAAGCAACAGCGCCGCGGCTCCGTGGATCGGAGACGGGTAGTGGTTGTAGTACAGCGACGGAGTGGCTCGGCTCGTCTCCGGTGGAAAAGCCGTCGCCTGCACGGTCTCGCTTCGGGCGGTGCGCACGTGGTTGATTGGTCGTGGGTTGTATACAGTGTATACGCTCCGCGAGGACATCTCTCAGCGGAAAAAAAAGACGCTCCTTATAACGGTGAGGTTAGGGAATTCTCCTCATGCGACCACATTGGGTGTCGGGTGCTTTTGATTTATCCAAGGGTTCAACGACGACAACAGTGTCACCGACGACAACTATGGCTTTAGGACGCTGGTCCTGAGGGGCACGCGTACTAAAACTAACCAACTGTCATTGACAAGGTTAAATCGACTCGGATGAGGGAGCGGCACAATCAACGCGTCAGCAGCTTGTTCTAGCGGCGACCGTGGTCGATCGGTGGCCTTGAAGTCTTAATAATCTAATTTTTCTATGTTTGAGGTGCTTTGTATTTACCGTGAACTGCGATAATAGATTTTTGAATCGTTTATaaagaaatagaaaaataagaactcTCCGACTCAAAAGGACGAAAGTCGGTGTATGGAAGACGCCGCCAAGACAACAAAGCGACCGGACCGCATCGACGTGTCACCCTGGTGGTGAAAAGCGTTGCTCCCCCTGAATAAAAAAGGAAATGACCCAACGAGACAGTGCCACGACTCAGACGATGTTGTACTAAAAAATTAGTAACGTCTCCGTTCGTGGATCTGCTTGCCGGACGCTGGCATCATCTCGTCTCGTCTTCTCCTTGCCTTTCTCGCTGGCGCCCGGGCCGTGCTCTGCTGCCTGCACCTGTGCCATGCAAAAGCACAGGTCATCCAAGGCGGATGGGTCCATCTCGACTTCCTTCTCCTCTCTTCTGTATCGTAGGCTAGCGTTACGGCCAGGGTTCTTACTAATTAGGGACGTTTTGTATCTAAATCTCGATTCAAATCGAATCCAACCGATTTTACTTGTTCAATTCGATTTGAACGAAATCCGGGCGCCTCTCACCATTGAAGACTCAAATCTTGAGGCATTGTGAGGGTATAAGGAGGTCTCTGACTTGTGCTACCACAAGAAAGATCCTATAAAATTGGTAGCATTCCAAGGCAACGTCAACAAAAGGAGGTTTTATGGGTGTCATGAGAATGTAAGCCCTCCGCCTCCATGGTTCTTGTTTCGCTCTCTTTGAATCCCTGCTCTTTATACTTCTTGATCTATGTGAGTAGTGTGTTGTGAATGTAGTTGAAAGGGTTGGTATGCTCGATTAGGAGGAGGGAGGGATTAGGAAACAAACATTTTTTAACCCGTTTTACAAATTTTAGGCTCGATGTACGTCTCCGTTGAAGGGTGTGAAGTCACAATGCACCCCAAGCGCCAGAACGACTCTCCTCATGCCATCGCACGATGCAAGGTGACGTGAGTCCACTAGcggtgcccttgaaggcagcaaCCGAAAACTTTACaatgggctatctccacaacttattaATTGAAAGCTCCGAACACCTCCCGGTACCTTCACCACACACTGGTACAACGACGTTCCATACAAACGGTTTTATCCCCTTTCCACGACATAGTTTTAAATCATCGCCTTGCATGGGTGTGCGATAGGGGGGTCCATCCCACATTTCCTAAATAATTTACGAGTGCGATTGCATTTTGCATTGGGCACGGTTTCCTCTAAGCTCACCTGTGAGATAATGTGCTATTACAAACGATTGAGGAGCCCCTACACGGCTACACACACGTAGAAGTGCTGCAAATCGTctgtgatttgttgtgtatcaccaATATTTCAGTTCACATCTCGTGTGCTTTTCCTGTAGTTCATAGGCGGTTAAGCTATGAGTGACATGTGGTTTTCGTTTTGGATCCCACACGCTCAGTTACATGAAACTGTGTCCGCTTTAATATGGCTAGGTTATGGCAAAATATCGTGTTTGAATCGCCCTGCAAAACGTAAATTCGCCATTATATGCAATTGAACAAATGTATAGTGTCTACAGGAAGAACATTATCAAAATTCGCCATAATATGCAACTGAACAAATGCTAGCTAAACTCCACAAATGTATCGACATGTGCAGTACATAATCATAGTGTATAAAATACGAAGATCTCATCACATGGAAAACAATGCATCCATGCGTATATGTTTAGCTGCTAACACTAGGTGAATGCATACTTATTGGTGGAGGAAAAGGCTTGCTGAAATCTTCATCATATCGAGTGGGCTTGATGCAGTGTTTCAGGCAGAAGTTGCTGATAAATTCCTAACAACCAACAATTTAGTTGCGGGGAGCAGTTCAGAGGTCATCGGTTCAAAGATGATCCGTAGGGTTTTTAGACCAGAATGTACGTACCATGCGTGTGGAGTAGAAGATGGTAATTAAGAGACAGACTTACTGGCATTATCTTGTCAGCATCGTTACAACAATCAGAAGATCTGCGCATGAAGATCATGTATTTGCAaatatagtatccacaaaggttggtccattCTCATTGTTGAGGACACTATTTTTTTGTTGAGAATTAGTCATGTGTAAGCTGTTTAATTTTTTTTGAGCGAAATAGAAAGAGGTTTCTTTAGAAACTTGAATATTTGACTAGCATAAGAAAAAGTATTTGCGAACCTTTGGATACATTTTATGAAAATAACAGATTTCATTGTCTTACCagagaaacgatctcgtgctgcaAAAGTAGTTGACGGTCAAACCAGTTCCCTCCTTTAGTTATGTACCTTAAAaattgataactcacaagtataggggatcgcaacactttttgagggtagagtatttgagggagtcctgaattagggggtatccggacagccggattatatcctttggccggactattggactatgaagatacaagattgaagacttcgtcccgtgtccggatgggactctacttggtgtggaaggcaagctaggcaatacggatatgtatatctcctcctttgtaaccgactttgtgtaaccctagccccctccggtgtctatataaaccggagggttttagtccgtaggacaacatacaatcataccataggctagcttctagggtttagcctctccgatctcgtgatagatcaactttgataatactcatatcatcaagaataaatcaagcaggacgtagggttttacctccatcaagagggcccgaacctgggtaaaacatcgtgtcccctgcctcctgttaccatccgccttagacacacagttcgggaccccctacccgagatccgccggttttgacatcgacattggtgctttcattgagagttccactatgccgtcgccagaaggaaggatgtctcgtctcgtctttaaagacgatactactgttgggggagctttggctgccggccaaactctccggctaggcggtttcatcatgaccgtctgtccggccgccgcgccgacgatgacttctcgggtcatcaaaaacaacctccacgtcaaatcggcactcgccgaacagatggatccaatggagctcgcctccctaaacgagctcttggatcgcatcgccgccctgggagtcgctatggactatgatcggattgggcttaaacccgatcaaagggagattaactctccgctggtcacccatcatattgcagtggtgtaggaacaatgcagcgacctctcctccatattgaggaccaactatgtccggattcctaagctcttcgagccggatacccattcgcgGGAGGAcagcatccaatccctgaacttagagtcaggtagcgggccaggattatcgggcaacaccccggaaccagaatttccaaaattggaaattcctcggcccctggatcccagatcgggtaagggttcggattcaattccacccacccacccaaacataagcgatctttcccacatcaagcaagagccccaggaaacagtacatcactattgggccagattcctccttgcgatgaataaggttaaggactgtcgggaggaagacgcaatcttatttttctgcaataattgcacggataagggaatccttaacgccataaatcaccgtgagatatcacgcttcgctgacttggcgtccatagtacgaaagtactgtgcgatggaaagtgcctggaaaaccaaaacgaacttttgggataatccggcactaaa from Triticum dicoccoides isolate Atlit2015 ecotype Zavitan chromosome 6A, WEW_v2.0, whole genome shotgun sequence encodes:
- the LOC119317632 gene encoding galactan beta-1,4-galactosyltransferase GALS1-like; its protein translation is MKKKDAGGGGGGGGGGAFVAAPCVDIKLFVASLAFLTLFVALWQLQPYGSLLAAARSSASAPPCALPLANNTKVHSANSTSSDAATKTAPVATSAPAIPAAAAAVPMQLAKPAARAEDPNTNKPVLPRPHVSSAARAEQPNKPVLPRPHVTAAARAEEPKRPVPRPSGSAAVRPEDPNKRVLRPYGSAAALFVQMGAYRGGPRTFAIVGLASKPTHVFGTPYFKCEWQPNPSAADPAPRAVRTKAYKILPDWGYGRVYTTVVVNCTFPSNPNAANAGGRLLVHAYHSTASRRYERFVALEEAPGAYDEAAFSPPFQYDYLYCGSSLYGNLSADRMREWVAYHAHFFGPRSHFVFHDAGGVSPEVRAVLEPWIRAGRVTVQDVRAQAEFDSYYYNQFLVVNDCLHRYRHAANWTFFFDVDEYLYLPNGQALDQVLGRLSGYTQFTIEQNPMSTKLCVKNPRNDYSREWGFEKFVFRNSITRVRRDRKYAIQARNAYATGVHMSQNIYGRSTHKTEALIRYYHYHNSINVLGEPCQEFVPRPGSGRKVTFEGVPYVYDDAMKRLAGEVRRFENETIGSSSLT